A window of Primulina tabacum isolate GXHZ01 chromosome 4, ASM2559414v2, whole genome shotgun sequence contains these coding sequences:
- the LOC142541397 gene encoding uncharacterized protein LOC142541397 codes for MSPSPSFNCFSNSNLAEIAARVVEEFRVEDGVFEGANGADISESAKKDGVQEDGEFEFAPVTWENSEAHSTVSADEIFHDGKILPLYPTVNSNRAPMNTGSQKGANIGPPIRKLFAEERETSTATSSSSSSDVDELDGVPADTYCVWRPKTAEDGGWKRGSFPGSLSKKWKLKDFLQRSFSVGSRDGLVLSSPSNRGRSKGEEETIKETLVGRKNSRKEKGLVFLSPSNSGRKNVSNNVKRPPAAAGKPTPPPYNRDSGEKRRSYLPYRQHQVGFFAYMNGLGKNLHPF; via the coding sequence ATGTCTCCATCACCGAGCTTTAACTGCTTTTCCAATAGTAATTTAGCAGAAATCGCTGCTCGGGTCGTCGAAGAATTCAGGGTCGAAGATGGTGTGTTTGAAGGAGCCAACGGAGCAGATATCTCAGAATCTGCAAAGAAAGATGGTGTCCAAGAGGACGGAGAATTCGAGTTCGCGCCAGTGACGTGGGAGAATTCTGAAGCACATTCCACAGTTTCAGCCGATGAAATCTTCCACGATGGTAAGATCCTTCCCCTTTACCCGACTGTTAACAGCAACAGGGCCCCAATGAATACGGGTTCTCAGAAGGGTGCGAATATCGGGCCTCCTATAAGGAAGCTATTTGCTGAAGAAAGGGAGACATCCACAGCCACGTCTTCTAGCTCGTCGTCGGATGTGGACGAGCTAGACGGTGTCCCGGCGGATACATACTGCGTGTGGCGGCCAAAGACGGCGGAGGACGGGGGGTGGAAGAGGGGTAGCTTCCCCGGCTCTCTCTCTAAGAAATGGAAGTTGAAGGATTTTCTGCAGAGGAGCTTCAGTGTTGGCAGCAGGGATGGTCTCGTCTTGTCATCTCCCAGCAACAGAGGGAGATCAAAGGGAGAAGAAGAGACAATCAAAGAAACCCTTGTTGGCCGTAAAAATAGCCGTAAGGAGAAGGGTCTCGTGTTCTTATCTCCCAGCAATAGCGGCAGAAAAAATGTGAGCAATAACGTTAAACGGCCGCCGGCAGCTGCTGGTAAACCCACACCGCCGCCGTACAACAGAGACAGCGGCGAGAAGCGGCGGTCGTACTTGCCTTACAGACAGCATCAAGTGGGCTTCTTTGCTTACATGAATGGTTTGGGTAAGAATTTGCACCCTTTTTAA
- the LOC142542316 gene encoding serine/threonine/tyrosine-protein kinase HT1-like — protein MKIFQWLKQIASTHSKLERRLSLGEYNRAVSWSKYLVSSGAEIKGRREEEWNADLSQLYIGNKFASGRHSRIYRGVYQQRDVAIKLFSQPEEDGELAEFLEKQFTSEVALLFRLKHPNIITFIAACKKPPVFCIITEYYPGGSLRKFLHQQEPYSLPLNLVLKLALDIARGMQYLHAQGILHRDLKSENMLLDEDMCVKVADFGISCLESHCGSAKGFTGTYRWMAPEMIKEKHHTRKVDVYSFGIVLWELLTALTPFDDMTPEQAAFAVCQKNARPPLPSSCPSAFRHLIHRCWSGNPDKRPHFHEIVSILESYSESLEQDPKFFSSYEPPEDHTLSRCIPKCIATRRSPSSRA, from the exons ATGAAGATTTTTCAGTGGCTGAAACAAATAGCGAGCACCCACAGCAAGCTGGAGAGGAGACTCTCTTTGGGAGAGTACAATAGAGCAGTTTCATGGTCAAAATACTTGGTTTCTTCTGGCGCAGAAATTAAAGGTAGAAGAGAAGAAGAATGGAATGCTGATCTATCCCAACTTTATATAGGGAACAAATTTGCTTCTGGGAGACATAGTAGAATCTACAGAGGGGTTTATCAACAGAGAGATGTGGCTATTAAACTTTTTAGCCAGCCTGAAGAGGATGGGGAGCTGGCTGAATTCTTGGAGAAACAGTTTACATCAGAAGTTGCTCTTTTGTTCAGGTTGAAGCATCCTAATATCATCACT TTCATAGCTGCATGCAAGAAACCACCAGTGTTTTGTATCATCACTGAGTACTATCCAGGCGGTTCTCTAAGAAAATTCCTCCATCAGCAAGAACCGTATTCCCTTCCCCTCAATCTCGTACTAAAGTTGGCCCTCGACATTGCTCGTGGTATGCAATATCTTCATGCTCAAGGGATTCTTCACCGTGATCTTAAATCCGAAAATATGCTTCTCGATGAAGATATGTGTGTCAAAGTAGCCGACTTTGGAATATCGTGCTTGGAATCTCACTGTGGAAGTGCAAAAGGATTTACAGGTACTTATCGTTGGATGGCACCAGAGATGATTAAAGAAAAGCACCATACAAGGAAAGTCGATGTTTACAGTTTCGGTATTGTTTTGTGGGAACTTTTAACTGCATTGACACCATTTGATGACATGACTCCGGAACAAGCAGCATTTGCAGTTTGCCAAAAG AATGCTAGGCCGCCATTGCCTTCTTCGTGTCCATCAGCATTTCGTCACCTCATTCATCGTTGCTGGTCGGGTAATCCTGACAAGCGACCACATTTCCATGAAATTGTGAGCATTCTTGAAAGCTATTCGGAGTCACTTGAGCAAGACCccaaattcttttcatcttatgAGCCCCCTGAGGATCATACCCTTTCGCGATGCATTCCAAAATGCATCGCTACTCGTAGATCTCCCTCTTCGAGGGCGTAA
- the LOC142542318 gene encoding CASP-like protein 4A3 isoform X1 has protein sequence MENEDTGSNHGKKTPRRSSNGHISMSDTESTTSRGDSFHSPLRSESPLRPDDPRFQTEDDDFTVENNCKALVPVDMYHSPVPSPRKSNNQASSAAAGGKEWRPWPQSEKPPSDNCDPRPVFPTSGGNHRGQQISSDKPKSENLGLYVKGASPVVIGLNKLVREEPPPEVKKVEPVGGGGLEEGKVVGGEDGVGGEMRSRAAVESILWRTERNGAVRKAALVIRIFEVVACVISFSVMASDRTQGWSGDSFDRYKEYRYCLAVNVVGFVYSGFQAYNLAHHLGTGKNLISHHLRYHFDFSMDQILAYFLMSASSSAATRVDDWITNWGSDKFTTMASASIGMSFLAFLAFSVSSLVSGYNLCNRDST, from the exons atGGAAAACGAAGACACGGGCAGTAATCATGGCAAGAAAACGCCGCGAAGAAGCAGCAACGGTCACATATCCATGTCCGATACTGAGTCAACTACGAGTCGAGGAGATTCTTTCCACTCTCCACTTCGATCCGAATCGCCTCTTCGTCCCGATGATCCTCGTTTTCAGACTGAAGACGATGATTTTACTGTCGAGAATAATTGTAAAGCCCTGGTTCCGGTTGATATGTACCATTCTCCAGTTCCGTCCCCGAGAAAATCGAACAATCAGGCGAGTTCTGCCGCCGCCGGAGGTAAAGAGTGGCGTCCTTGGCCCCAGTCTGAAAAACCCCCATCGGATAATTGTGATCCTCGCCCAGTTTTCCCGACCTCCGGAGGAAATCACCGAGGCCAACAAATTTCTTCTGATAAACCCAAGTCGGAGAATCTTGGGTTATATGTGAAAGGTGCATCACCTGTTGTTATTGGGCTCAATAAGCTAGTGAGGGAGGAGCCGCCGCCCGAAGTGAAGAAAGTAGAGCCTGTTGGAGGAGGTGGGTTGGAGGAGGGGAAGGTCGTTGGTGGGGAGGATGGGGTTGGGGGAGAGATGAGGTCAAGAGCGGCAGTGGAGTCAATTTTGTGGAGGACCGAAAGGAATGGGGCGGTGAGGAAGGCAGCATTAGTGATTAGAATATTCGAGGTGGTGGCTTGTGTGATTTCGTTTTCGGTTATGGCTTCTGATAGGACTCAAGGATGGAGTGGTGATTCATTTGATCGCTACAAAGAGTATCG GTACTGTCTTGCTGTTAATGTCGTTGGATTTGTGTATTCTGGTTTTCAAGCTTACAATCTGGCACACCATTTGGGCACAGGAAAAAATTTAATCTCCCACCATTTACGTTACCATTTCGATTTCTCAATGGATCAG ATTTTGGCTTATTTTTTAATGTCAGCATCCTCATCCGCTGCTACTAGGGTGGACGACTGGATTACGAACTGGGGCAGTGACAAGTTCACAACGATGGCTAGTGCATCAATAGGGATGTCGTTCTTGGCTTTTCTAGCTTTCTCAGTGAGCTCTCTTGTGTCGGGTTACAACCTCTGCAACCGGGATTCAACTTAA
- the LOC142542318 gene encoding CASP-like protein 4A3 isoform X2, which produces MENEDTGSNHGKKTPRRSSNGHISMSDTESTTSRGDSFHSPLRSESPLRPDDPRFQTEDDDFTVENNCKALVPVDMYHSPVPSPRKSNNQASSAAAGGKEWRPWPQSEKPPSDNCDPRPVFPTSGGNHRGQQISSDKPKSENLGLYVKGASPVVIGLNKLVREEPPPEVKKVEPVGGGGLEEGKVVGGEDGVGGEMRSRAAVESILWRTERNGAVRKAALVIRIFEVVACVISFSVMASDRTQGWSGDSFDRYKEYRYCLAVNVVGFVYSGFQAYNLAHHLGTGKNLISHHLRYHFDFSMDQGGRLDYELGQ; this is translated from the exons atGGAAAACGAAGACACGGGCAGTAATCATGGCAAGAAAACGCCGCGAAGAAGCAGCAACGGTCACATATCCATGTCCGATACTGAGTCAACTACGAGTCGAGGAGATTCTTTCCACTCTCCACTTCGATCCGAATCGCCTCTTCGTCCCGATGATCCTCGTTTTCAGACTGAAGACGATGATTTTACTGTCGAGAATAATTGTAAAGCCCTGGTTCCGGTTGATATGTACCATTCTCCAGTTCCGTCCCCGAGAAAATCGAACAATCAGGCGAGTTCTGCCGCCGCCGGAGGTAAAGAGTGGCGTCCTTGGCCCCAGTCTGAAAAACCCCCATCGGATAATTGTGATCCTCGCCCAGTTTTCCCGACCTCCGGAGGAAATCACCGAGGCCAACAAATTTCTTCTGATAAACCCAAGTCGGAGAATCTTGGGTTATATGTGAAAGGTGCATCACCTGTTGTTATTGGGCTCAATAAGCTAGTGAGGGAGGAGCCGCCGCCCGAAGTGAAGAAAGTAGAGCCTGTTGGAGGAGGTGGGTTGGAGGAGGGGAAGGTCGTTGGTGGGGAGGATGGGGTTGGGGGAGAGATGAGGTCAAGAGCGGCAGTGGAGTCAATTTTGTGGAGGACCGAAAGGAATGGGGCGGTGAGGAAGGCAGCATTAGTGATTAGAATATTCGAGGTGGTGGCTTGTGTGATTTCGTTTTCGGTTATGGCTTCTGATAGGACTCAAGGATGGAGTGGTGATTCATTTGATCGCTACAAAGAGTATCG GTACTGTCTTGCTGTTAATGTCGTTGGATTTGTGTATTCTGGTTTTCAAGCTTACAATCTGGCACACCATTTGGGCACAGGAAAAAATTTAATCTCCCACCATTTACGTTACCATTTCGATTTCTCAATGGATCAG GGTGGACGACTGGATTACGAACTGGGGCAGTGA
- the LOC142542319 gene encoding E3 ubiquitin-protein ligase SIS3-like: MAIRGVDFKWYDGFFLSMVATSIIIVAINWKRYHLCTHPLHIWIVVDYTAVFVFRLLMFVDNGLAAGMGLDLGWQQRYTRFCGRIVVLSILALLLYPFLWTWTVIGTLWFSSARDCLPEEGQKWGFLIWLLFSYCGLVCIAGISLGMWLTRRQAHQLRAQQGIPVSEYGVLVDLVRVPDWALEAAGQEMRGMGQDSTPYQPGLYLTTAQREAVEALIQELPKFRMKAVPTDCSECPICLEEFHVGNEVRGLPCAHNFHVECIDEWLRLNVKCPRCRCSVLPNLDLSAISSIHTDPERSSSNVITTTRYARNQTPSQRYLLRLQGLLRPVSAENSSSGSDADNGASAPSSRGIQAATHDVEIGEQVQVAVEESSLHQS; this comes from the exons ATGGCGATTAGAGGTGTTGATTTCAAGTG GTATGATGGGTTCTTCTTGTCTATGGTCGCTACAAGTAT AATTATTGTGGCAATCAATTGGAAGCGGTACCATTTATGTACACATCCATTGCATATATGGATTGTA GTAGACTACACCGCAGTGTTTGTTTTCCGGCTCTTGATGTTTGTGGATAATGGACTGGCTGCTGGAATGGGGCT GGATCTTGGTTGGCAGCAGAGATACACACGATTTTGTGGAAGGATTGTTGTGCTTTCCATTCTTGCTCTTCTCTTATACCCCTTCCTTTGGACTTGGACTGTTATTGGTACCCTATGGTTCTCTAGTGCTAGAGACTGT TTGCCTGAAGAAGGTCAGAAGTGGGGCTTCCTTATTTGGTTGCTTTTCAGCTATTGTGGACTTGTGTGCATTGCTGGCATCTCTTTGGGAATG TGGTTAACAAGAAGACAGGCACATCAATTGCGTGCACAACAGGGGATTCCTGTTTCAGAATATGGA GTTTTGGTAGACTTGGTTAGAGTGCCAGATTGGGCTCTCGAAGCTGCTGGCCAAGAAATGAGAGGGATGGGTCAAGATTCCACTCCTTATCAACCTGGACTGTATTTGACTACCGCTCAG AGAGAAGCAGTGGAGGCGCTCATTCAAGAACTTCCAAAGTTCAGGATGAAAGCTGTGCCTACCGATTGCAGCGAGTGTCCTATATGTTTGGAAGAATTTCATGTGGGAAATGag GTTCGCGGACTTCCTTGTGCTCACAACTTTCACGTGGAATGTATAGACGAGTGGCTCCGGCTAAACGTAAAATGCCCTAGATGTCGTTGCTCTGTCTTGCCTAATCTCGATCTAAGTGCAATATCTAGCATTCACACTGATCCAGAGAGGTCGTCTTCCAATGTCATTACAACTACTCGATATGCTAGAAACCAAACTCCTAGTCAGAGATATCTTCTAAGGTTACAGGGTTTGCTCCGCCCTGTCAGCGCTGAGAATTCTTCATCCGGCAGCGATGCAGATAATGGTGCCTCAGCACCATCAAGCAGAGGGATCCAAGCGGCCACTCACGATGTGGAAATAGGGGAACAGGTGCAAGTGGCGGTTGAAGAGTCGTCCCTGCACCAATCTTGA